In Gossypium arboreum isolate Shixiya-1 chromosome 5, ASM2569848v2, whole genome shotgun sequence, a single genomic region encodes these proteins:
- the LOC108451671 gene encoding probable LRR receptor-like serine/threonine-protein kinase At3g47570, whose product MYSMEKSRIKFLFCIVAAITLASMSFKPAMAAMGNETDRLALLALKDELLGGSHGGPLLSWNASLHFCEWQGVGCGQQQQRVISLSLPGLKLGGTISPSIGNLSFLREANLFNNSLKGNIPREFGHLRQLRSLNLSRNNLQGNIPVELNNCSNLQFLNLSDNSFSGKIPFQLGDTMKNLIKLSLAGNDFIGTIPSSLGNLSSLDYLQLGNNHLEGNIPISQGRLSNLKILVLSRNNLSGIIPPSFYNLSAVKDIRMSTNNIHGSLEPELGFAFPELEILHLGGNHLSGRIPVSVTNISSLKQFDIHSNGFSGLVPGDMGKFQNLELFSINYNELGNGEEGDLDFLSSLTNCSRLKLLAIHMNKLSGVLPDSMANLSTQLETLYIGGNQISGNIPEGIGNLVKLTQIHVGENLLTGEVPTSIGKLRNVGRFDLSLNRLSGEIPSCIGNLSLLSHLYLNGNSFEGRIPLTLEKCKSMQIMDLSTNKLSGGIPDQLIAGFERLVTLNLSHNSFNGSFPSSVSNSKNLVELFADNNDFSGEIPERFGEISELRILHMQGNYFHGSIPQSLASLRGLESLDLSSNNLSGTIPLELRNLPFLVSLNLSFNLLEGEVPEEGVFKNISQFSIVGNKDLCGGIPEIELPKCLNQAAKGKRNGLSTKSIIVIVVSLSLALASVAFIAILCWRKRFGKKMIPLALERVNLIQVSYKELVQATNGFATSNIVGEGSFGSVYKGFLDQQENPVAIKVLNLQNLGAVKSFAVECEALRNVRHRNLVKLITCCSSIDYQGNDFKAIVLEFMANGSLESWLHHEHDRDHSSHHLKFAQMLDIAIDVANALDYLHHRCQIPIVHRDLKPTNVLLDDDMVAHVGDFGMAKFLFDVASNLDNEQATSSIIKGTIGYLAPEYGMGSLTSPEGDIYSYGILVLEMITRKRPTDDMFDDEMSLHSYCKMAFPEKLEEILDFRLLEQIREKSQKIRGDQNIDCNMLDCLVSFTNVGVACSVEVPVERMKIEDAVNELHAIKARLHARNRIDPQQEIKELEV is encoded by the exons ATGTATTCAATGGAGAAATCACGTATCAAATTCCTATTTTGCATTGTTGCAGCAATCACCTTGGCGTCTATGTCCTTCAAACCTGCAATGGCGGCCATGGGGAACGAAACAGACAGACTAGCATTGCTTGCTTTGAAAGATGAGCTTCTTGGTGGCTCTCACGGTGGTCCGCTACTTTCATGGAATGCTTCACTCCATTTTTGCGAGTGGCAAGGTGTTGGATGCGGTCAGCAGCAGCAAAGGGTCATCAGTTTGAGCCTGCCTGGTCTCAAACTCGGTGGCACCATATCTCCATCAATAGGGAACTTAAGTTTCCTGAGAGAGGCAAACCTTTTCAACAATAGCTTGAAAGGCAATATTCCCAGGGAATTTGGCCATTTGAGACAGCTTCGTTCACTGAATCTAAGTCGCAATAATCTCCAAGGTAACATCCCTGTAGAGCTCAACAATTGCTCCAACCTGCAATTTCTTAATTTAAGTGACAACAGTTTTTCCGGGAAAATTCCATTTCAATTGGGGGATACTATGAAGAATCTGATTAAACTCTCTCTTGCCGGCAACGATTTTATTGGGACAATCCCATCTTCTTTAGGAAACCTTTCATCTTTGGATTATCTCCAACTTGGGAATAATCATTTGGAAGGTAATATACCCATTTCTCAAGGCAGATTATCAAACTTGAAAATACTTGTTCTTAGTCGAAATAACCTCTCTGGAATTATACCTCCTTCGTTTTACAATCTTTCCGCCGTGAAAGATATTAGGATGAGTACAAATAACATACATGGTAGCCTTGAACCTGAACTGGGTTTTGCTTTTCCGGAACTTGAGATACTACATCTCGGAGGCAACCACTTGAGTGGGAGAATTCCAGTATCAGTGACTAATATCTCTAGCTTGAAACAGTTTGATATCCATTCAAATGGTTTCAGTGGATTAGTCCCAGGAGATATGGGAAAGTTTCAGAATCTTGAACTGTTTTCCATTAATTACAACGAGCTTGGGAATGGCGAAGAAGGAGACTTGGATTTCCTTTCTTCTTTAACCAACTGCAGTCGATTGAAGCTTTTGGCCATCCATATGAATAAGCTAAGTGGGGTATTACCAGATTCAATGGCAAATTTATCAACTCAGCTTGAAACTCTTTATATAGGAGGGAATCAGATTTCAGGAAACATTCCTGAAGGAATTGGCAATCTTGTTAAACTCACACAGATTCATGTAGGGGAAAACTTGTTAACAGGAGAAGTTCCGACTTCAATAGGAAAGCTTCGAAATGTTGGACGATTCGACCTCTCTTTGAATCGTTTATCCGGTGAAATCCCATCCTGTATTGGCAATCTGTCTTTATTGTCTCATCTTTATTTAAATGGAAACAGTTTTGAAGGAAGGATTCCGTTGACGCTCGAGAAATGCAAAAGCATGCAGATAATGGATCTTTCGACCAATAAACTCAGTGGTGGCATACCGGATCAACTGATTGCTGGTTTTGAACGTTTGGTTACATTGAATTTGTCCCACAACTCTTTCAATGGCAGCTTTCCATCAAGCGTTAGTAACTCCAAGAATCTTGTAGAGTTATTTGCTGATAACAATGATTTCTCAGGCGAAATTCCAGAGAGATTTGGTGAGATTTCTGAACTAAGAATTTTGCACATGCAGGGAAACTACTTTCACGGTAGCATTCCTCAATCCCTTGCCTCTCTAAGAGGTCTCGAAAGCTTAGATCTCTCTAGTAACAACTTGTCTGGCACAATACCGCTTGAGCTTCGAAATCTTCCATTTTTGGTGAGTTTAAACCTTTCTTTCAACCTGTTAGAAGGTGAAGTTCCAGAAGAAGGGGTTTTCAAAAATATCAGTCAATTCTCTATTGTCGGGAACAAGGATCTTTGTGGGGGAATTCCTGAAATAGAGCTTCCAAAATGCTTGAACCAGGCAGCAAAGGGAAAACGAAATGGTTTATCGACCAAATCCATCATCGTTATCGTTGTTAGCCTTTCGCTCGCCTTGGCTTCGGTTGCGTTCATTGCTATCCTTTGTTGGCGAAAACGCTTTGGAAAAAAGATGATACCTTTGGCTTTGGAGCGAGTTAACTTGATACAAGTTTCTTACAAGGAACTTGTTCAAGCCACGAATGGTTTCGCAACCTCGAACATCGTTGGTGAGGGCAGTTTTGGTTCTGTTTATAAAGGGTTTCTTGATCAACAAGAAAACCCTGTTGCAATCAAAGTATTGAATCTTCAAAACCTTGGGGCTGTAAAGAGTTTTGCAGTTGAATGCGAGGCTTTAAGAAATGTTCGACACCGGAATCTTGTCAAGTTGATAACTTGTTGCTCAAGCATAGATTACCAAGGCAATGATTTCAAGGCTATAGTTTTGGAATTCATGGCAAACGGAAGTTTAGAGAGCTGGCTTCATCATGAGCATGATCGAGATCACTCATCACACCATCTCAAATTTGCTCAAATGTTAGACATCGCTATAGATGTGGCCAATGCATTAGATTACCTTCACCATCGTTGTCAAATACCAATAGTTCATCGGGATCTAAAGCCAACCAATGTTCTACTTGATGACGATATGGTTGCACATGTTGGTGACTTTGGCATGGCTAAATTCCTTTTTGATGTTGCAAGTAATTTGGATAATGAGCAAGCAACTTCCTCAATCATTAAAGGGACAATAGGCTATCTCGCCCCGG AATATGGAATGGGTAGTTTGACGTCCCCTGAAGGCGATATCTATAGCTACGGGATTCTCGTCTTGGAGATGATAACTAGAAAGAGGCCAACAGATGATATGTTTGATGATGAGATGAGCCTCCATAGTTATTGTAAGATGGCATTTCCAGAAAAATTGGAGGAGATTTTAGATTTTCGATTGCTTGAACAAATCAGAGAGAAAAGTCAAAAAATAAGAGGAGATCAGAACATAGATTGTAATATGTTGGATTGTTTGGTTTCATTCACTAATGTGGGTGTTGCATGCTCTGTTGAGGTTCCTGTTGAGAGAATGAAGATTGAAGATGCTGTCAATGAATTGCATGCAATTAAGGCAAGACTGCATGCAAGGAATCGAATTGATCCACAGCAAGAGATTAAAGAACTAGAAGTTTAA